One genomic window of Pseudokineococcus lusitanus includes the following:
- a CDS encoding DUF2332 family protein: MSPSRPVGAAPPAAVVEHLRRQAATCRSLGAGFTAALCDAAADDVARGGPVADVLRTAPGEDLRDPGPSALGLRLVGALHRLVLVGAAPRLAACYPGDRGDPSRAGPDGDPAAAAALLPAVVAASAARLRADLGPAPQTNEVARGAALWGAVLRLVAEGAAAGTTDGAGGPVRVRLVDVGSSAGLLLRPDGVRMTADDGGATGPADAPVRLEGAWDVSPWSPALVAPAGRGGPAARVPAAATAAPGPAPDVRVVSREGADVAPLDPTDPEHARRLLSFVWPEQRDRAARLEGALAAARAQPVEVRRAGAAEVARGLRLVPGEVVVVQQSVVRQYVPAAERAAAEAALDALGATATPSAPLWRLALEPHRRRAGGTVRYLVEARAHGAPRPGAAGAAGSAGFAGSPGARLRLLGEAAPHGVPVRWWARTPPGWVAADP, from the coding sequence ATGAGCCCCAGCCGGCCCGTGGGCGCCGCGCCCCCCGCCGCGGTGGTCGAGCACCTGCGCCGCCAGGCGGCCACGTGCCGGTCCCTCGGCGCGGGCTTCACGGCCGCCCTCTGCGACGCCGCGGCCGACGACGTGGCGCGCGGCGGCCCGGTCGCCGACGTCCTGCGCACGGCGCCCGGGGAGGACCTGCGGGACCCCGGGCCCTCCGCCCTCGGGCTGCGGCTCGTGGGGGCGCTGCACCGCCTCGTCCTCGTGGGCGCGGCGCCGCGGCTGGCGGCGTGCTACCCGGGCGACCGCGGCGACCCCTCGCGGGCCGGGCCCGACGGCGACCCGGCCGCGGCCGCCGCGCTGCTGCCCGCCGTCGTGGCGGCGTCGGCCGCCCGGCTGCGGGCCGACCTCGGTCCCGCCCCGCAGACCAACGAGGTCGCCCGCGGGGCGGCGCTGTGGGGCGCCGTCCTGCGGCTCGTCGCCGAGGGCGCCGCCGCGGGGACGACGGACGGCGCGGGCGGGCCGGTGCGGGTACGGCTCGTGGACGTCGGGTCGTCCGCCGGCCTGCTCCTGCGGCCCGACGGCGTGCGCATGACGGCCGACGACGGCGGCGCCACGGGCCCGGCCGACGCGCCGGTGCGGCTCGAGGGCGCCTGGGACGTCTCCCCGTGGTCCCCGGCGCTCGTCGCCCCCGCGGGCCGCGGCGGGCCCGCTGCCCGGGTGCCCGCCGCCGCGACGGCCGCTCCGGGGCCCGCGCCGGACGTGCGGGTCGTGTCCCGCGAGGGCGCGGACGTCGCCCCGCTCGACCCCACCGACCCGGAGCACGCGCGCCGGCTGCTGTCCTTCGTGTGGCCCGAGCAGCGGGACCGGGCGGCGCGCCTGGAGGGCGCGCTCGCGGCGGCGCGGGCGCAGCCCGTCGAGGTGCGGCGCGCAGGGGCCGCGGAGGTGGCCCGCGGGCTGCGGCTCGTGCCGGGGGAGGTCGTCGTCGTGCAGCAGTCGGTCGTCCGCCAGTACGTGCCCGCGGCCGAGCGGGCCGCGGCGGAGGCGGCGCTCGACGCGCTGGGGGCGACCGCGACGCCGTCGGCCCCGCTGTGGCGCCTCGCGCTGGAGCCGCACCGGCGCCGGGCCGGCGGGACGGTGCGCTACCTCGTCGAGGCGCGGGCGCACGGCGCGCCACGCCCGGGGGCGGCGGGGGCCGCCGGGTCCGCCGGGTTCGCCGGGTCCCCGGGAGCACGGCTGCGGCTGCTCGGCGAGGCGGCCCCGCACGGCGTGCCCGTCCGGTGGTGGGCCCGCACGCCGCCCGGGTGGGTGGCCGCCGACCCCTGA
- a CDS encoding aminopeptidase P family protein has translation MTPPAGPSTTDATVAEVADRPAAGTDVVPGDATTPAEPGDALAPAATTAAEAQASRSHRQRPTSAAFRELMASGWAPADEAPPARAEVAPYAAARRAAVSRLFPGERLVLPAGPLKTRSNDSDYRFRAHSAFAHLTGLGGEREPDAVLVLDPRDGGAGADAEDAGHEAVLLFRPRTPRTSEEFFADSRYGEFWVGARPSLADAEAETGLVCRDVAELDDLLAAGGAPLRVVPDADPALAARVAALRGGAGVTEEAGALADDELVVALSELRLVKDEHEVAQMRLAVAASVHGFEDVVRSLPRAVGHVRGERVVEGAFGARAREEGGGTGYETIAAAGEHACTLHWTRNDGVVRSGDLLLLDAGVEAESLYTADITRTLPVDGRFTPAQRRVYEAVLDAADASFAVARPGSRFRDLHEAAMQVVAARLHDWGLIPVPLEEALSERGGQHRRWMVHGTSHHLGIDVHDCAQARREMYLDAVLEPGMVFTIEPGLYFKGDDELVPAELRGIGVRIEDDVLVTEDGCENLSAALPRRADDVEAWMASLRA, from the coding sequence ATGACGCCTCCCGCCGGCCCGAGCACCACCGACGCGACCGTGGCGGAGGTCGCGGACCGCCCCGCGGCGGGGACGGACGTCGTGCCCGGCGACGCGACGACGCCCGCCGAGCCCGGCGACGCCCTCGCGCCCGCCGCCACCACGGCCGCCGAGGCGCAGGCGTCCCGCAGCCACCGCCAGCGGCCCACCAGCGCGGCCTTCCGCGAGCTCATGGCGTCCGGCTGGGCGCCCGCGGACGAGGCCCCGCCCGCCCGCGCCGAGGTGGCCCCCTACGCGGCGGCCCGCCGCGCGGCCGTGTCCCGCCTCTTCCCGGGCGAGCGTCTCGTCCTGCCCGCGGGGCCCCTCAAGACCCGCTCCAACGACAGCGACTACCGCTTCCGCGCCCACAGCGCCTTCGCCCACCTCACCGGCCTCGGCGGCGAGCGCGAGCCGGACGCCGTCCTCGTGCTCGACCCGCGCGACGGCGGGGCGGGCGCCGACGCCGAGGACGCCGGCCACGAGGCCGTCCTCCTCTTCCGCCCGCGCACCCCCCGCACGAGCGAGGAGTTCTTCGCCGACTCCCGCTACGGCGAGTTCTGGGTCGGCGCCCGGCCGTCGCTCGCGGACGCCGAGGCCGAGACGGGGCTCGTCTGCCGCGACGTCGCGGAGCTCGACGACCTCCTCGCCGCGGGCGGGGCGCCGCTGCGCGTCGTGCCCGACGCCGACCCGGCCCTGGCCGCCCGCGTGGCCGCGCTGCGCGGCGGGGCCGGGGTCACGGAGGAGGCCGGGGCGCTCGCCGACGACGAGCTCGTCGTCGCGCTCTCCGAGCTGCGCCTCGTCAAGGACGAGCACGAGGTCGCCCAGATGCGCCTCGCCGTGGCGGCCAGCGTCCACGGCTTCGAGGACGTCGTCCGGAGCCTGCCGCGCGCCGTCGGGCACGTCCGCGGCGAGCGGGTCGTCGAGGGCGCCTTCGGCGCCCGCGCCCGCGAGGAGGGCGGCGGCACCGGCTACGAGACCATCGCGGCCGCCGGCGAGCACGCCTGCACGCTGCACTGGACCCGCAACGACGGCGTCGTGCGGTCCGGCGACCTCCTGCTCCTCGACGCGGGCGTCGAGGCGGAGAGCCTCTACACCGCCGACATCACGCGGACCCTTCCGGTCGACGGGCGCTTCACCCCGGCGCAGCGCCGGGTCTACGAGGCGGTCCTCGACGCGGCCGACGCGTCCTTCGCCGTGGCCCGGCCCGGCTCCCGCTTCCGCGACCTCCACGAGGCGGCCATGCAGGTCGTGGCCGCGCGGCTGCACGACTGGGGCCTCATCCCCGTCCCCCTCGAGGAGGCCCTGTCGGAGCGGGGCGGCCAGCACCGCCGCTGGATGGTGCACGGCACCTCGCACCACCTCGGCATCGACGTCCACGACTGCGCCCAGGCGCGGCGGGAGATGTACCTCGACGCCGTCCTCGAGCCGGGCATGGTCTTCACCATCGAGCCGGGGCTGTACTTCAAGGGCGACGACGAGCTCGTCCCCGCCGAGCTGCGGGGCATCGGGGTGCGCATCGAGGACGACGTCCTCGTCACCGAGGACGGCTGCGAGAACCTCAGCGCGGCCCTCCCCCGCCGCGCCGACGACGTCGAGGCGTGGATGGCCTCGCTGCGGGCCTGA
- a CDS encoding general stress protein: MASPMTSARARAAAGGPTLPTGREVASYDTYAAAQAAVDHLSDEHFPVQHVTIVGTDLQMVERVLGRLTYARTALAGFFSGAWVGLLIGLVLLLLSPPDAGVVSILPAVLIGAAFGVIFSIAGYAATRGRRDFTSVSQIVASRYAVYCAVEHAGQAREVLGRSPEASRGLDRRLAATDAAPTATPPAPGAPAAPPAGPPTGPTYSEMLARRREEEARREDAARRDDDAPPADAPGTDRPA; the protein is encoded by the coding sequence ATGGCCAGCCCGATGACCTCCGCCCGCGCCCGTGCCGCCGCCGGCGGGCCCACGCTGCCGACGGGCCGGGAGGTCGCCTCGTACGACACCTACGCCGCGGCGCAGGCCGCCGTCGACCACCTGTCGGACGAGCACTTCCCCGTCCAGCACGTGACGATCGTCGGCACCGACCTGCAGATGGTCGAGCGGGTGCTCGGCCGCCTCACGTACGCGCGGACGGCGCTCGCGGGCTTCTTCTCCGGCGCCTGGGTGGGCCTTCTCATCGGTCTCGTGCTGCTGCTCCTGTCGCCGCCGGATGCCGGGGTGGTGAGCATCCTCCCCGCGGTCCTCATCGGTGCGGCGTTCGGCGTCATCTTCAGCATCGCCGGCTACGCCGCCACCCGCGGGCGGCGGGACTTCACGTCCGTCAGCCAGATCGTCGCCTCGCGCTACGCCGTCTACTGCGCGGTCGAGCACGCCGGGCAGGCGCGGGAGGTGCTCGGACGTTCGCCCGAGGCCTCGCGCGGGCTCGACCGGCGTCTCGCCGCCACCGACGCGGCGCCCACGGCGACGCCGCCGGCGCCCGGGGCCCCGGCCGCCCCGCCCGCGGGCCCGCCCACGGGCCCCACGTACAGCGAGATGCTGGCCCGCCGCCGCGAGGAGGAGGCGCGCCGCGAGGACGCCGCCCGCCGCGACGACGACGCCCCGCCCGCGGACGCCCCGGGCACCGACCGCCCCGCCTGA
- a CDS encoding lysylphosphatidylglycerol synthase transmembrane domain-containing protein, which produces MTVRDDPSSGLPPTPRPAAAIGPAAPADVTAAPWWRRVRWRLVRTVVVVVAGLVVAGVVVAQVAVTDPVAALRQADAGWFVVVLLGAVLTFVGATTALVAVSPVRLRPAATAGVQVAGTFVNLLGPAGVGGMALNVRHLYRRGAPVPAAVAAVVAVQATSVLVTVLVLVGAAVASDELPGGVALLPGTVTVVTLAALAAAVGVVLGVPRLRRAVVPRLRAPLAASAGVLRDLGRRPDRLVRALLGASLVTGGFLLALGASLQAYGASLPLISLAVVLFAGTAVGSVFPTPGGVGAVEVAIAGGLVAVGVAPSAALLTAVTYRLVTLWVWVLPGWVLTLLLRRAGQL; this is translated from the coding sequence ATGACGGTGCGTGACGACCCGTCGTCGGGCCTCCCGCCGACCCCCCGCCCGGCCGCCGCCATCGGCCCGGCCGCCCCCGCCGACGTCACCGCGGCCCCGTGGTGGCGGCGCGTGCGCTGGCGGCTCGTCCGCACCGTCGTCGTCGTCGTCGCGGGGCTCGTCGTCGCGGGCGTCGTCGTCGCGCAGGTGGCCGTCACCGACCCGGTCGCCGCGCTCCGCCAGGCCGACGCCGGCTGGTTCGTCGTCGTCCTCCTCGGGGCGGTGCTGACCTTCGTCGGGGCGACGACGGCGCTCGTCGCCGTCTCCCCGGTGCGCCTGCGCCCGGCCGCCACGGCCGGCGTCCAGGTGGCGGGCACCTTCGTCAACCTCCTCGGCCCCGCCGGCGTGGGCGGCATGGCGCTCAACGTCCGTCACCTCTACCGCCGCGGGGCGCCCGTCCCGGCGGCGGTGGCCGCGGTCGTCGCCGTCCAGGCCACGTCGGTCCTCGTCACGGTGCTCGTCCTCGTCGGCGCCGCGGTCGCCTCCGACGAGCTGCCCGGCGGCGTGGCGCTGCTGCCCGGCACCGTCACCGTCGTGACGCTGGCCGCCCTCGCGGCCGCCGTCGGCGTCGTGCTCGGCGTGCCCCGCCTGCGCCGGGCGGTCGTGCCGCGGCTGCGGGCGCCGCTCGCCGCGTCGGCCGGCGTGCTGCGGGACCTCGGCCGGCGGCCGGACCGGCTCGTGCGCGCCCTCCTCGGGGCGTCGCTCGTCACCGGCGGCTTCCTCCTGGCGCTCGGCGCCAGCCTCCAGGCCTACGGCGCCTCGCTCCCGCTCATCAGCCTGGCCGTCGTCCTCTTCGCCGGCACGGCCGTCGGGAGCGTCTTCCCCACGCCCGGTGGCGTGGGCGCCGTGGAGGTGGCCATCGCCGGCGGCCTCGTCGCGGTGGGGGTGGCGCCGTCGGCCGCGCTGCTCACGGCCGTGACCTACCGGCTCGTCACCCTCTGGGTGTGGGTGCTGCCGGGCTGGGTGCTCACCCTGCTGCTGCGCCGCGCCGGCCAGCTCTGA
- a CDS encoding Dps family protein, with protein sequence MSTDDGAAVVKNLQDRLTALTDLHLTLKHVHWNVVGPNFIGVHEMIDPQVDAVREMADACAERIAALGGSPVGTPGAVVAARKWDDYSLGRAGTIEHLGALDLVYQGVISDYREGIEQAGEVDPVTEDMLIDHSGDLEQFHWFVRAHLENAGGEVASSGASSETDAARRARQGSI encoded by the coding sequence ATGAGCACCGACGACGGCGCGGCCGTCGTGAAGAACCTGCAGGACCGGCTCACGGCGCTGACCGACCTGCACCTCACCCTCAAGCACGTGCACTGGAACGTCGTGGGCCCGAACTTCATCGGTGTCCACGAGATGATCGACCCGCAGGTCGACGCCGTCCGCGAGATGGCCGACGCCTGCGCGGAGCGCATCGCGGCGCTGGGGGGCAGCCCCGTCGGCACGCCGGGCGCGGTCGTCGCGGCCCGCAAGTGGGACGACTACTCCCTCGGCCGCGCCGGCACGATCGAGCACCTGGGCGCCCTCGACCTCGTCTACCAGGGCGTCATCAGCGACTACCGCGAGGGCATCGAGCAGGCCGGCGAGGTCGACCCGGTGACCGAGGACATGCTCATCGACCACAGCGGCGACCTCGAGCAGTTCCACTGGTTCGTGCGCGCCCACCTCGAGAACGCGGGCGGCGAGGTCGCCAGCAGCGGGGCCTCGAGCGAGACCGACGCCGCGCGCCGCGCGCGCCAGGGCTCGATCTGA
- a CDS encoding magnesium transporter MgtE N-terminal domain-containing protein — protein sequence MSSPSRVFAARLAGLPVFDPIGDPVGRVRDVVSVLRGDGRRLRVVGLVVEVPGRRRVFVPLTRVTAMDAGQVITTGLVNLRRFEQRSTEVLLLAEVLERRVELLDGSGTATVEDLALERPGPRDMEVVRVFVRRDAPGGLGSRLRGRRGETLLVRADDVRGLLGPSAGAQGASLLVATFEDMKPADIADALHDLSGRRRLELAAELDDDRLADVLAELGEEDRVGVVTGLTRERAADVLEAMDADDAADVLGELPEEAKETLLQLMEPDEAADVRRLLAYDEETAGGLMTPEPVLLGPEATVAEALALVRRSDLSPALASSVYVCRAPLETPTGRLLGVVHVQAMLRAAPHEQLGSIVDADVDGMPPDAPLQAVARRLATYNLVSVPVTDQAGRLLGAVTVDDVLDHILPEDWREQDDPETATTGTIPALVPSRRSGRGSSPVP from the coding sequence GTGAGCAGCCCGTCCCGTGTCTTCGCCGCGAGGCTGGCCGGGCTCCCCGTCTTCGACCCGATCGGGGACCCGGTGGGCCGGGTCCGCGACGTCGTCAGCGTCCTGCGCGGCGACGGGCGCCGCCTGCGCGTCGTCGGCCTCGTCGTCGAGGTGCCCGGGCGCCGGCGGGTCTTCGTGCCGCTGACCCGCGTCACCGCCATGGACGCCGGGCAGGTCATCACGACGGGCCTCGTCAACCTCCGCCGGTTCGAGCAGCGCAGCACCGAGGTGCTCCTGCTCGCCGAGGTGCTCGAACGCCGCGTCGAGCTCCTCGACGGCTCCGGCACGGCGACCGTCGAGGACCTCGCCCTCGAGCGCCCCGGCCCCCGCGACATGGAGGTCGTCCGCGTCTTCGTGCGGCGCGACGCCCCCGGCGGCCTCGGCTCCCGCCTGCGCGGCCGCCGCGGCGAGACGCTGCTCGTCCGCGCCGACGACGTCCGCGGCCTCCTCGGGCCCTCCGCCGGGGCCCAGGGCGCCAGCCTGCTCGTCGCCACCTTCGAGGACATGAAGCCGGCGGACATCGCCGACGCCCTCCACGACCTGTCGGGCCGCCGGCGGCTGGAGCTGGCGGCCGAGCTCGACGACGACCGGCTGGCCGACGTCCTCGCCGAGCTCGGCGAGGAGGACCGCGTCGGCGTCGTCACGGGCCTCACCCGCGAGCGCGCGGCCGACGTCCTCGAGGCCATGGACGCCGACGACGCCGCCGACGTCCTCGGCGAGCTGCCGGAGGAGGCCAAGGAGACGCTCCTGCAGCTCATGGAGCCCGACGAGGCCGCCGACGTCCGCCGCCTGCTCGCCTACGACGAGGAGACCGCGGGCGGGCTCATGACGCCCGAGCCGGTGCTGCTCGGGCCCGAGGCCACCGTCGCCGAGGCGCTGGCGCTCGTCCGCCGCAGCGACCTCTCCCCCGCCCTCGCCTCCTCGGTGTACGTCTGCCGCGCCCCGCTGGAGACCCCCACGGGGCGGCTGCTCGGCGTCGTCCACGTGCAGGCGATGCTCCGGGCCGCGCCGCACGAGCAGCTCGGCAGCATCGTCGACGCCGACGTCGACGGGATGCCGCCCGACGCCCCGCTCCAGGCGGTGGCCCGGCGGCTGGCGACGTACAACCTCGTCTCGGTGCCGGTCACCGACCAGGCGGGCCGGCTCCTGGGCGCCGTGACGGTCGACGACGTCCTCGACCACATCCTCCCGGAGGACTGGCGCGAGCAGGACGACCCCGAGACGGCCACCACCGGGACCATCCCGGCGCTCGTCCCGTCGCGGCGCTCGGGCCGGGGCTCGTCGCCCGTCCCCTGA
- a CDS encoding DUF1003 domain-containing protein: MAPQTQRESRDPGRDAGRGRPSGARRRPGRTGRQATVARVPGLDSPQEKRRRVVPRPGIDQEAFGRLSEGFARFMGTPTFLLYMSGFIVAWVLWNTLAPASLRFDPYAFLFLTLMLSLQASYAAPLILLAQNRQDDRDRVSIEQDRQRAERNLADTEYLAREVAALRIAMRDVATRDFLRGELRSLVEELDGRDEGDRGRSRSRRSAEAREAEAREAREADPREAREERPRRRHEGPGGRPTLEG; this comes from the coding sequence ATGGCCCCGCAGACCCAGCGCGAGAGCCGCGACCCCGGGCGCGACGCCGGCCGGGGGCGCCCCTCCGGCGCGCGACGACGTCCCGGCCGCACGGGCCGGCAGGCGACGGTCGCCCGGGTGCCGGGGCTCGACAGCCCGCAGGAGAAGCGACGGCGGGTGGTCCCCCGGCCGGGCATCGACCAGGAGGCCTTCGGCCGGCTCTCCGAGGGCTTCGCCCGCTTCATGGGCACGCCGACCTTCCTGCTCTACATGTCCGGGTTCATCGTCGCCTGGGTCCTGTGGAACACCCTCGCGCCGGCGTCGCTCCGCTTCGACCCCTACGCCTTCCTCTTCCTCACGCTCATGCTGTCGCTGCAGGCCTCCTACGCCGCGCCGCTGATCCTCCTGGCGCAGAACCGCCAGGACGACCGCGACCGCGTGAGCATCGAGCAGGACCGGCAGCGCGCCGAGCGCAACCTCGCCGACACCGAGTACCTCGCCCGCGAGGTCGCGGCGCTGCGCATCGCCATGCGCGACGTCGCCACCCGCGACTTCCTCCGGGGCGAGCTGCGCTCCCTCGTCGAGGAGCTGGACGGCCGCGACGAGGGCGACCGCGGCCGCTCCCGCTCACGGCGGTCGGCCGAGGCGCGCGAGGCGGAGGCGAGGGAGGCCCGCGAGGCCGACCCGCGCGAGGCGCGCGAGGAGCGCCCCCGGCGCCGTCACGAGGGGCCCGGCGGGCGACCTACCCTGGAGGGATGA
- a CDS encoding Mrp/NBP35 family ATP-binding protein gives MSGTARVGPPPAPPSVDEVREALGRVQDPEIRRPVTELGMVRDVEVVPGAPGGGATVRVGLLLTTSGCPLKDRLTEDTTREVGALAGVDRVEVDLGVMDDAGRAALKDVLRGGRPAREVPFSRPGSLTRVVAVASGKGGVGKSSVTVNLAAAMAADGLRVGVLDADVHGFSVPRMLGVQHAPTQIDDMIVPPVAHGVKVVSIGMFTPGNTPVVWRGPMLHRTLEQFLTDVHWGDLDVLLLDLPPGTGDIAISVAQLLPGAELLVVTTPQAAAAEVAERAGTLARQTKQAVAGVVENMSWLETPDGGRLEVFGRGGGQAVVDRLGEVLRARVTLLAQVPLDVRVREGGDEGVPLVLSAPDAPAARALREVARALSGPRGLAGRPLGLTPVRRAG, from the coding sequence ATGAGCGGCACCGCACGCGTCGGCCCCCCGCCCGCCCCGCCGTCGGTCGACGAGGTCCGCGAGGCCCTCGGCCGCGTGCAGGACCCGGAGATCCGTCGTCCCGTCACCGAGCTCGGCATGGTGCGGGACGTCGAGGTCGTGCCCGGCGCGCCCGGCGGCGGCGCGACCGTCCGCGTCGGGCTCCTGCTGACGACGTCCGGCTGCCCCCTCAAGGACCGGCTCACCGAGGACACGACCCGCGAGGTGGGGGCGCTGGCCGGCGTCGACCGCGTCGAGGTCGACCTCGGGGTCATGGACGACGCCGGCCGCGCCGCCCTCAAGGACGTGCTCCGCGGCGGCCGCCCGGCCCGCGAGGTGCCGTTCTCGCGGCCCGGCTCGCTGACGCGCGTCGTCGCCGTCGCCTCCGGCAAGGGCGGGGTCGGCAAGTCCAGCGTCACCGTCAACCTCGCCGCGGCCATGGCCGCCGACGGGCTGCGCGTCGGCGTCCTCGACGCCGACGTCCACGGCTTCTCCGTGCCCCGGATGCTCGGCGTGCAGCACGCGCCCACGCAGATCGACGACATGATCGTGCCGCCCGTCGCGCACGGGGTGAAGGTCGTGTCGATCGGGATGTTCACGCCCGGCAACACCCCCGTGGTGTGGCGCGGGCCGATGCTCCACCGCACCCTCGAGCAGTTCCTCACCGACGTGCACTGGGGCGACCTGGACGTCCTCCTGCTCGACCTGCCGCCGGGCACGGGCGACATCGCCATCAGCGTCGCCCAGCTCCTGCCCGGCGCCGAGCTCCTCGTCGTCACGACGCCGCAGGCCGCCGCCGCCGAGGTCGCGGAGCGGGCCGGCACCCTCGCCCGGCAGACGAAGCAGGCCGTCGCGGGCGTCGTCGAGAACATGAGCTGGCTGGAGACGCCCGACGGCGGCCGCCTGGAGGTCTTCGGCCGCGGCGGCGGGCAGGCGGTCGTGGACCGCCTCGGCGAGGTCCTCCGGGCCCGCGTCACCCTCCTCGCGCAGGTGCCGCTCGACGTCCGTGTCCGCGAGGGCGGCGACGAGGGCGTGCCGCTGGTGCTGTCCGCCCCGGACGCGCCCGCGGCGCGGGCCCTGCGGGAGGTCGCCCGGGCGCTGTCGGGTCCGCGCGGGCTGGCCGGCCGGCCGCTCGGCCTGACGCCGGTGCGGCGCGCGGGCTGA
- a CDS encoding Sec-independent protein translocase TatB, with the protein MAGINGGELLVLLVLVLVVVGPERLPKYAQQLAEAVRGVVGYAKGARDSLKQEMGPEFDDIDWQKLDPRQYDPRRIVREALTDVWDDGPAKPTTPGGPTALASPAAGAAAGGAATAATAGGAAAAAGAAATTTVRSAAGRGPGKPLDQPGAGAQRPARTPFDPEAT; encoded by the coding sequence GTGGCGGGCATCAACGGCGGCGAGCTCCTCGTGCTCCTCGTCCTCGTGCTCGTCGTCGTCGGCCCCGAGCGGCTGCCTAAGTACGCGCAGCAGCTCGCCGAGGCCGTGCGCGGGGTCGTGGGCTACGCCAAGGGCGCGCGTGACTCCCTCAAGCAGGAGATGGGCCCCGAGTTCGACGACATCGACTGGCAGAAGCTCGACCCGCGCCAGTACGACCCCCGCCGCATCGTCCGCGAGGCCCTCACCGACGTGTGGGACGACGGGCCCGCCAAGCCGACGACGCCGGGCGGCCCGACCGCCCTCGCGTCGCCCGCCGCGGGAGCGGCCGCCGGGGGCGCCGCGACCGCGGCCACGGCCGGCGGAGCGGCGGCGGCGGCCGGCGCCGCCGCGACGACGACGGTGCGGTCGGCCGCCGGCCGGGGCCCGGGCAAGCCGCTCGACCAGCCCGGTGCCGGCGCGCAGCGCCCCGCCCGCACGCCGTTCGACCCCGAGGCCACCTGA
- a CDS encoding trypsin-like peptidase domain-containing protein, which produces MSAPGDQPRDDDGARPSPWPSPWGPQQASPPREPDGGPGGRPDGDPAGAGGSWPGRDDDGPHGAGPRPSSDPAAGGSAPPAWWVPGDGAAVPGGRPAAGPGADPSAGTDDRPVPGPLLGHGGGGFPDVVPPVPGGEPRAPRRRRGARGLLLVAACLVAGLVGGVAGDRLAGRPAATVSVVERSGSASDGAGEGTGGTSVAEVAEAVLPSTVSIEVTSAAGSGGGSGFVLSPDGLVVTNNHVIASAADGGGRIRVLLADGSVEPATVVGRTSDYDLAVLRIQRTGLVPLAFADTDAVRVGDPVVAVGAPLGLTSTVTTGIVSALNRPVVAGESLDEQGFINAVQTDAAINPGNSGGPLVDMEGAVVGVNSAIAQAGGTGGAGGSIGLGFAIPANQVVRTTTELVEDGVATYPVIGVSLDPTYEGRGVRIAQQGANGQQPVTADGPAAAAGLQPGDVITAIDDQLVTAPDELIVAIRAREPGQPVALTVLRGRSEETVEVTLGSEPSS; this is translated from the coding sequence ATGAGCGCACCGGGCGACCAGCCGCGCGACGACGACGGCGCGCGACCGTCCCCGTGGCCGTCCCCCTGGGGCCCCCAGCAGGCGTCCCCGCCGCGCGAGCCGGACGGCGGGCCCGGCGGCCGGCCCGACGGGGACCCCGCCGGGGCGGGCGGCTCGTGGCCCGGCCGGGACGACGACGGCCCGCACGGCGCCGGGCCCCGCCCCTCGTCCGACCCGGCGGCCGGCGGCTCCGCGCCCCCCGCCTGGTGGGTGCCGGGCGACGGCGCCGCCGTCCCGGGCGGCCGCCCCGCCGCCGGCCCCGGGGCGGACCCGTCCGCGGGCACCGACGACCGGCCCGTGCCGGGGCCCCTGCTGGGCCACGGCGGCGGGGGCTTCCCCGACGTCGTCCCGCCCGTCCCCGGCGGCGAGCCGCGCGCCCCGCGCCGCCGCCGCGGCGCCCGGGGGCTCCTGCTCGTCGCCGCCTGCCTCGTCGCGGGCCTCGTCGGCGGCGTCGCGGGGGACCGCCTCGCCGGCCGCCCCGCGGCCACCGTCAGCGTCGTCGAGCGCTCGGGCAGCGCCTCCGACGGCGCCGGCGAGGGCACGGGCGGCACCTCGGTGGCCGAGGTCGCCGAGGCCGTCCTGCCCAGCACCGTGTCCATCGAGGTCACGTCCGCGGCCGGGTCGGGCGGCGGCTCGGGCTTCGTCCTGTCGCCCGACGGCCTCGTCGTGACGAACAACCACGTCATCGCGTCCGCCGCCGACGGCGGGGGGCGGATCCGGGTGCTCCTCGCCGACGGCAGCGTCGAGCCCGCCACCGTCGTCGGGCGGACCTCCGACTACGACCTCGCGGTGCTGCGCATCCAGCGCACCGGCCTGGTGCCGCTGGCCTTCGCCGACACCGACGCCGTGCGGGTGGGCGACCCGGTCGTCGCCGTCGGCGCGCCGCTCGGGCTCACGAGCACGGTGACGACGGGCATCGTCAGCGCCCTCAACCGTCCCGTCGTCGCCGGCGAGAGCCTCGACGAGCAGGGCTTCATCAACGCCGTCCAGACGGACGCGGCCATCAACCCCGGCAACTCCGGCGGGCCGCTCGTCGACATGGAGGGCGCCGTCGTCGGCGTGAACTCGGCGATCGCCCAGGCCGGCGGCACCGGCGGGGCCGGCGGGAGCATCGGCCTCGGCTTCGCCATCCCCGCGAACCAGGTGGTGCGGACGACGACGGAGCTCGTCGAGGACGGCGTCGCCACCTACCCGGTCATCGGCGTCTCGCTCGACCCGACGTACGAGGGCCGGGGCGTGCGCATCGCCCAGCAGGGCGCGAACGGTCAGCAGCCGGTGACCGCGGACGGCCCCGCGGCGGCGGCGGGCCTGCAGCCCGGCGACGTCATCACCGCCATCGACGACCAGCTCGTCACGGCCCCGGACGAGCTCATCGTCGCCATCCGCGCCCGGGAGCCGGGCCAGCCCGTCGCGCTCACGGTGCTGCGCGGCCGCTCGGAGGAGACCGTCGAGGTGACGCTCGGGAGCGAGCCCAGCAGCTGA